DNA from Ancylothrix sp. D3o:
TATTAAAGTAGATCATCTCTTAGCCACATACCTCTAACCAAAGTTATAAACTCACTTAAAATCGTTTCCGAGCTTACCCTTCTATCTTCTCAAACTCTTGTCTCATCTGGATTCTACATCTATCCGGTGTGACACTCATCCCCTAATAGCGAAGGTTCCTACAATCAGGCCGGTGGCTGTTTTAGGTACTCCATAAAATATGATTGATGATTACTATAAACTTATTATTGCCTAACTCTTTGACAGTTGTAACGGGTATAAGTCGGTGATTACTTGTAGGCAGAACGTCTGTAGGTGCCGGTGCTAACAATTATTCAGGGTCTAGTTTCTTTGTGACCAATGAGCATTGAATAATATTTTATCTCCCCTGTCAGATGAGCCTAGCTAACCAGAGTTTATCTAGCTACAATAACCCTGAATCTAAGCCGCATTATCTACTACCATTTGTAGCTAATGACGTGCTACAACCTACCCCCTGTTATGGTTCCCCAGGCAAAACAATATATTTACTTTTGTAACGAACCTTAAGCAAATCTAAAGGAGGGCTGAAGAGGAAATGTATAGTCTGGTTGTTCTGTGCAGCGATATGGTGAAAAGTGGGGGCCGGTGAAACGCTGAAATGAAGGTGTCTTGAAAAAAGCGGAGTGAGTGTCCGCTTTTTTTCCTTCCCCCATTTTAGCACATCGCAAATTCAGTTAGACATCGAACAACGCTTTTTTCCCCAAGCTAAGATATCAGCAAAATTTGCCATATAAAACCCGAAATCTGCCATACAAGATGGCAAGAAAAATTGTAAATTTATGATATTCTATCAGGTGTTCAATCTGAAGTATATGGCAAAAACGGGGTTTTATATGGCAAAAACGGGGTTTTATATGGCAAAAATATTTAAGTAATAATACTTACCAAATTTTAAGGGTATGGAGTTTCCCCAAGAATGTAGTTTGACTGTAGTATTGCTCTGTTTCTGTTTGGTTGGTTGCTGTTTAATTTGAGAGGTTAGGGCTGGGAAAGAGATTATCGGTTGGGGCAAGGTTTATTTTGTAGAAAAAAGTTTAGCAATTCAGATAAAAATCCTTTTTTAGAGAAAAGAGTAATTTCTTATAATTAACTTTGTGAACTATTATATTTTATGGAATAGCTAAAAATCGAACGAATTAACTAGAGTTTTTATGTACAGCAACTTTTATGGTTGTGGTGCTGCAATAAAAGTAAGCAAGCTCAAGTAATTATCTTTTATTGATAAGGCTCAACAGTAAGTTTGGGAAAATAATACAGTGTAAGATAAAACTCCCTATGGGTGTGTGGTTGCGGAGTATCGCGTAGAAAGTTTATCTTTCTAAAGATAGAAGCCATCTAAATTTAATACGGCTTATAAAGAAAGCAGAAAGGACACAGAACATCAGTTGCTAATAGCAACCTGGTGAGCAAACATAACTTTATCTTTGGATGGTACTAGCAACAAACAAAAGCACCCTTTATGGAGGGCTGGCTTTCTGTATTACAGACTGCTTAGTTGGGTAATACTCTTGTTACCTTAATGGTGATATCTTTACATCGGCTTTGTGTGTCTGGTGGTGAGTGGTAATGCTCCATTTACCGGGGAAAGCACTACTGGGGTTTGCCCAATCTTATAAGAGAAGGGCTATCTTACTAACTACTGGCTCGTGCCAAAGTTAGTAGTTTTCTCAGTTCATTACTACGACAGAAGCGAGCAAATTGCGTTGCCTAATCACATCTTTTGTAAGCCTAATATGGGACTACCGTTTTTAGTAAAGTCCGATTAAAGTTGGAGGATTGTTAATCGGTCATAAAATTGTGGTGTGGTGTTTTTGATGGCAATGAGCGTGCGAAGCGTTTTGTTTCAAGCAGGGGGCTTTGTTGTATCAGATTTAGGTAAGGGGAGAGACACATCCTTTCCAAACAATAGTGATTGAAATCTTGACGAGGTAAAATGGCTACAAAATTGAATACCAGTCCCCAAAAGCTACTTATGGCGCTGGATGTAGGGGGGAAAGGAACCAAGTGCATTTGCAGTTTACCAGGGAGCACTCCAATTTCAATTTGGCTAGATCCAGAAGTTATTCCCATTGGCTATGAGGCTGTTAAAGATGTACAAAACTCATCGGGTGCAGCAGATCCAGAGAATGCTTGCTGGATAGGATACGATGGTCATTATGTAGCGGTTGGTTATTTGGCCCGAAGGAAGTTTTGGGGAAATTCGAGGCTGGCTGAATTGAAGATAGCAACTGCACCCTGGAAAGCTTTAGCAGCAATATGGGTAGCAGCCCAGAAGTTGAAGTTAGGTTCTAAATTTGAAGCTGTTGTCTGGGCATTATTACCTGGTTCTGAAATAGGGGGAGCGGCCCAATTCAAGAAAGATTTAACATTGATGGCAGCTAATTTTCAAACGCCTACCGGCCCGCATCAAATTAAGATCGAAGAATTCAAGTGTTTACCAGAAGGAGCGGGAGTATTTCTGTCTGTTACCACTAAGCCTGAGTATGTGCCGGTGGTTAGAGAGAAGGTAGTAAGTGTGGCCATGATTGGGTATCGTAATGCCTCAGTAATTAATTCGTGGAAAGGGGTACTAGATGTAGGAGGTACTAGCCCATTAGGGATGGAAAAACTGGTGGCAGCCGTTGCTAATAAAACAGGGGAAGATGCGGAGATATTGCTTAAGACAATTGTAACGTTAGGTTGGAATCCAATTCCTAATGATACAAGGGGTATCAGGCAAGGAATGTTGCTAGAAAAAGCCATCAAAGATGCCCAAGAAAGTTATTGGATGGCTTTACGCTCATGGTTGTTAAATACTATTCCCAAGGATGCTGGGCTGTTAGTATTTTGTGGGGGCACGGCTGACTATTTGAGGCCGGTGTTAGAGAAAGAATTTGGGCTGCATTATAAACTTGATTGGCATGGGCCGATTATGGTTTCTTCACGTTTGGATACTCGTTTGTTGGGAAATCGGTTAGCAGATGCCTATGGAGTGTTCCGATTAATAATCGAATCACAAAAAGTGGAGAAATAAAACTATGTCAAAGCAAGAAGACTTTAGATTTCGGTATGCTCCACAGAAGGGAACAGAAGATGCGTATTTGATGGCCTATCTAATGAAACATGGGTTGTCAGAACGCAGAGATGAGATTATTTTGCCGGCCCTTCGTGCCTTTTGGCTACCCTTTGCGTTAAAGGCAGGGAATCTGAACAAAGAAATAGTGAAGAAATGTGGTTTAAAAGAAGTCAGCAATTTAGCATATCAGATTGATGTGCTGCGGCATGATTTGCGTCTTCCCATTCCACCTTCGATTTTACAAAAAGGTGGAGAAATTGGGGAACATTCTTCTAAGAAGAATGCGGATAAACCTGTTGGAGACATAGAACCAGAAGACACCGACAAAATAACTTACTCCCAAAAGTCGGATATGTTGATTAAGTTTGGTGGATTGTAAGATTGGAGTGAATGATGCCAAGAACAAAATCAAGCAGAAATAAGAATGTTGAGCCCTCTCTAAATTCAGAGGAGTTCCAGCCTATATCGACAACGCTTTCACCGACGGAAATTAGCGACCCGCTTGCTGAAACTACAGAGTCTGTGGAAGCAGTACAACACGATGTGGCAGAAACAAAAATGTTTGAACCTGTGTCATTAGTGGAGTCGCAAGAAGATAGCGATACTTCCCCATTACCCCCCCAATTAGTGGCGGTTGAGGTAGACAAATTTATCTCGGAGTCTTGTAGAGAGGTTCTGCCAGAAAGTCTGTACGGGGTGGTTGAGGTTCCCAATAGTGCTGATTTGCTGCAATCAAATTCACTTGAAAAGAGTGATTCTGTAGAATATGGGTCGGCCAAACCCCATCCTGATAAAAAGAGTCCCAAAAAACGCATCCATTTTTGGGGTGGGGAATCAGGAGGTGTAGGAAAATCCACCGGCTGCAAAGCAATGATTCACTATCTGGATGCAACATTAGGCCGTCAAGATTTTCGGTTGATTGATG
Protein-coding regions in this window:
- a CDS encoding ParM/StbA family protein; the encoded protein is MATKLNTSPQKLLMALDVGGKGTKCICSLPGSTPISIWLDPEVIPIGYEAVKDVQNSSGAADPENACWIGYDGHYVAVGYLARRKFWGNSRLAELKIATAPWKALAAIWVAAQKLKLGSKFEAVVWALLPGSEIGGAAQFKKDLTLMAANFQTPTGPHQIKIEEFKCLPEGAGVFLSVTTKPEYVPVVREKVVSVAMIGYRNASVINSWKGVLDVGGTSPLGMEKLVAAVANKTGEDAEILLKTIVTLGWNPIPNDTRGIRQGMLLEKAIKDAQESYWMALRSWLLNTIPKDAGLLVFCGGTADYLRPVLEKEFGLHYKLDWHGPIMVSSRLDTRLLGNRLADAYGVFRLIIESQKVEK